The Triticum aestivum cultivar Chinese Spring chromosome 3A, IWGSC CS RefSeq v2.1, whole genome shotgun sequence genome includes a region encoding these proteins:
- the LOC123057780 gene encoding ubiquitin recognition factor in ER-associated degradation protein 1-like, protein MEAAMAGSSSMQWQAEEAWQAYLRQKRSRIGWAQYLRCRPMALLGKAGADDGNRVVMPASALDGINSALVEYPLVFRVQNAATLDATNCGMLEFGAEEGFVYVPALTMVRLGLEEDDLVLMTSTSLPKATSVKLRPHTMDFLGAKDLKRLLEFNVRLNTPCVTVGDTIAVAEGDRRYLLDVVEAKPADAVSTLDTDCEVDFATPLDYVQPPAPVPVKVAATPCQDCAHGGERRFVGVGMRMDGKPVETPPPAPAPEAGSSVKGKSASEHVLRFFGRRGSVVVPPPGAKSKKKVDGDEDKEAKWFTGQKYTL, encoded by the coding sequence ATGGAGGCAGCGATGGCTGGATCATCGTCGATGCAGTGGCAGGCGGAGGAGGCGTGGCAGGCGTACCTGCGGCAGAAGCGGTCGCGCATCGGGTGGGCGCAGTACCTCCGGTGCCGCCCCATGGCCCTCCTCGGCAAGGCTGGAGCGGACGACGGCAACCGGGTCGTGATGCCGGCGTCGGCGCTGGACGGGATCAACTCGGCGCTGGTGGAGTACCCGCTCGTGTTCCGGGTCCAGAACGCCGCCACCCTCGACGCCACCAACTGCGGCATGCTCGAGTTCGGCGCCGAGGAGGGGTTCGTGTACGTGCCCGCACTCACCATGGTGCGGCTCGGGCTGGAGGAGGACGACCTGGTGCTCATGACAAGCACGTCGCTCCCCAAGGCCACGTCCGTCAAGCTGCGGCCGCACACCATGGACTTTCTGGGAGCCAAGGACCTCAAGCGGCTGCTCGAGTTCAACGTCAGACTGAACACGCCGTGCGTGACGGTCGGCGACACGATCGCCGTCGCCGAGGGGGACCGGCGGTACCTCCTGGACGTCGTCGAGGCCAAGCCTGCCGACGCCGTGTCCACCCTCGACACCGACTGCGAGGTCGACTTCGCGACGCCGCTCGACTACGTGCAGCCTCCTGCTCCGGTGCCAGTGAAAGTCGCCGCCACCCCATGCCAAGACTGCGCCCACGGCGGCGAGCGGCGGTTCGTCGGCGTCGGGATGAGGATGGACGGCAAGCCCGTGGAGACGCCGCCCCCTGCACCGGCGCCGGAGGCCGGTTCTTCGGTCAAGGGGAAGAGTGCTAGCGAGCATGTGCTTCGGTTCTTCGGCCGCCGCGGCTCGGTGGTGGTGCCGCCCCCTGGCGCCAAGTCGAAAAAGAAGGTGGATGGTGATGAGGACAAGGAGGCTAAATGGTTCACCGGCCAGAAGTATACCCTCTAG